The Gemmatimonadota bacterium DNA window GCAGGCCTTCGGGCAGGCCATCGGCTCCGACTACTTCCTCACCAACTACACCCAGTTGGTCGAGTACTGGCAGACGCTGGCCCGCGAGTCGAATCGCATGGTGCTCGATACCATCGGTGAGACCGAGGAGGGCCGGCCGCAGCTGATGGCGATCATCACGTCGCCGGAGAACCATCGGAACCTCGACCGCTACCGCACCATCGCCCAGCGCCTGGCGCGGGCCGAGGGCGTCTCCGAGGACGAGGCCCGCCAGTTGGCGGCGGAGGGGAAGGCGATCGTCTGGATCGACGGCGGCCTCCACGCGACCGAGGTGCTCGGTGCCCAGCAGCTCATCGAGACGGTGTATCAGCTCGTCTCCAGGGACGACGCCGAGACGCAGCGCTTCCTGGACGACATCGTCATCCTGGCCGTGCATGCGAACCCGGACGGCATGGAGCTGGTGTCCAACTGGTACAACCGGGAGAGCGATCCCATGCAGCGCAGCACCGGCAACATCCCGGTGCTGTACGAGAAGTACGCCGGTCACGACAACAACCGCGACTTCTTCATGTCGAACCTGGCGGAGACCACCAACATGAACCGGGCGATGTACCGGGAGTGGTATCCGCAGATCGTCTACAACCACCACCAGACCGGTCCCGTGGGGACGATCATGTTCGCGCCGCCCTTCCGGGATCCGCCGAACTACCACTTCGATCCCATCGTGCTGACCACGCTCGACGCCGTTGGCGCCGCGCTGCACGGTCGCATGGTGCTCGAAGGGAAGGGTGGAACCACGATGCGCTCCGGTGCCAGCTACTCCACGTGGTGGAACGGCGGGCTGCGCACGACGCCCTACTTCAAGAACATGGTCGGACTCCTGACCGAGACCGTCGGCCATCCGACGCCGATCCAGATCCCGTTCCTCCCGGATCGTCAGCTCTCCCATGGGGACCTGCCGCTTCCGGTCGAGCCGACGCAGACGTGGCATTTCCGCCAGTCCATCGAGTACTCGCTCACGGCCAACCGCGCGGTGCTGGACTATGCGTCCCGCAACAAGGACCAGTTGCTGTTCAACTTCTGGAAGATGGGCAACAACGCCATCGAGAAGGGGAGCACGGACACGTGGACGGTGCGGCCCAAGTGGATCGCCCGGGCGGAATCGGAGCTCTCCGGGGGACGGCCGCGCGGTGACGCCGACGACTACCAGCGCATGCTGCGCCGTCCCGAGGACCGGGATCCGCGTGGCTACATCCTGCCCGCGGATCAGGCGGACCTGCCCACCGCGGTGAAGTTCCTCAACACGCTGCTCAAGAACGGCGTCGAGGTGCAGCGGGCCACGGCCGACTTCACGGTGAACGGCAAGCGCTATCCGGCCGGGTCCTACGTGGTGCGCGCCGACCAGGCCTTCCGGGCGCACGTCATCGACATGTTCGAGCCTCAGGACCACCCCAACGACTTCGCCTATCCGGGTGGGCCGCCCGTGCCTCCCTACGACCTGACGGGCTGGACGCTCGCCTACACGATGGACGTGGGCTACGACCGGATCCTGGACGGGTTCGACGGGCCGTTCGAGGTCGTCGATGCCGAGTTGCTCACGCCGCCCGCAGGCACCATCAGCGGCGATCCGCGCGCCGGCTGGGTGCTCAGTCACGAGATGAAGGACGCCTTCGTGGTCGTGAACCGCCTGAAGGCGCAGAACAAGCGCGTCTACTGGATGGAGTCCACCGGACCCAACCACCAGCGCGGCGCCTTCTTCATTCCCACGGGCGGCGGCGTCCGCCAGATCGTCGAGACGGCGGCGCGCGAGCTCGGGGTCGATTTCACCGGCGTCGCCGAGCGTCCCGCCGGCGCGGCCCTGGAGTTGAGCCGGGTGCGTGTGGGACTGTGGGACCAGTACGGCGGATCCATGCCCTCGGGGTGGACGCGCTTCGTGCTCGAGCGGTTCGAGTTCCCCTTCCGGGTGGTCTACCCGCAGGAGCTGGATGCGGGACGTCTGGATCGCAGCTTCGACGTGCTGATCTTCCCCGACGGGGCCATCGGCGACCGTGGCTTCGGGGGTCGGGGCGGCCCCGACCCCGCCTCCATTCCGGCGGAGTATCGCGATCGTCTCGGGGCCTTGAGCGAGGAGCGGACGCTCCCTGCCCTCCGCGACTTCCTGGAGCGGGGGGGCACCATCATCACGATCGGCTCGTCCGGTGCGCTGGCCGCGCAGTTGGGTCTGCCGGTGGGAGACCACCTGGTGCAACCCGGTACCGACGAGCACCTGCCGGAGGACGAGTACTTCATCCCGGGCTCGATCCTGGAGGTCCAGCTCGACCGGTCCTCGCCGGTGACGCGCGGGCTCGCCGAACAGATCGACGTGATGTTCAACCGTAGTCCGGTGTACCGCGTCGGCAGCGCGCAGAACGTGAAGGTGGTCGGCCGCTATGGTCCGCAGCCGCTCCGGAGCGGCTGGGCCTGGGGCCAGGAACACCTGGACGGCGGCGCCGCGATCATCGAGGCGGACGTCGGCCGCGGCACGCTCTTCGTCTTCGGTCCGGAGATCGCCTTCCGGGGGCAGACGCACGGAACCTTCCCCTTGCTCTTCAACGGGATCTACTACCCGTCGGCGGAGGAGACCACGCTGCGCTGACCCGCGCGGGGTGGGGAGTCAGGAAGCGGGTCGGGGCCGGTGGCCCCGACCCGCTCTGCTTTTCCGGGACGACCCAGGTAGGCGTCGGCCGCCTAGGTATCCTGATCGGTGGGGCGGACCAGGATCTCGGAGACGTTGACCCGGTCGGGGGCCGAGACCGCGAAGAGGACGGCCTCGGCCACGTCCGCCGGCTCGAGAGGGCGGCGGGTGCGCCAACGGGCCAGGAAGGCCTCGCGGATCTCGGGATCGCGGATGTGCTCCGCCAGCTCGGTCCGGACCACGCCGGGCTCGAGGTCAGTCACGCGGATCTTCGTGGCCGCGGAGAGCTCCAGCTGGAGGCCACGGGACAGCGCCCGGACCGCGTGCTTGGTGGCGGCATAGACGGTTCCGCCGGGGAAGGGACGGCGGCCCGCCAGGGAGCCCACGTTGACGATGTGGCCACGCCCCTCGGAGAGCATGTGGGGGAGCACGGCCGCGACGCCGTAGAGCACGCCCTTCACGTTCACGTCGATCATCCATTCCCAATCGGCCACGTCCAGGGCGCGCACCTCCGACAGGTGCATCACACCCGCATTGTTGACCAGGATGTCGATGGTGCCGAACCGGTCGACGGTCACCGCGGCCAGCGCCTCCATCGCCCGGCGGGACGTGACGTCCGTGGGCATGACCAGGATGGCGTCCTCGTTCGGCGCGCGCGCCTGCAGGGCCTCCAGGCGGTCGCTGCGGCGCGCGGCCGCCACCACACGCGCGCCTGCCGCGGCCAGCCGCAGCGCCGTGGCGCGGCCGATCCCGCTGGAGGCCCCCGTCACGATCGCGACGCGGCCCGCCAGCGGACCCCGGTTAGGGGTGCCCGGCACGGACCGGGCGCTCCGTCCCCGGAGCGTGCTTCCCCCGCGACCGGGGCGACGCCCCCAGGGCCACCGCCCGGGGGCGTCGGGGACGCCTAGGACACATTGGCGATGCCGGCCTGCGCCACCAGGATGAGGAGCGCCCGCTGGACGCCCAAGGCCCCGTCCTCGTTGATGAAGAACTCGTGGAGGGAGTGGGCGTTCTGGCCGTTGCCGCCGCCGCCGATGGTGATGGCGGGGATCCCGAGCGAGATGGGCACGTTGGAGTCGGTGGACGACATGCCCAGGCGCGGCTCCAGCCCCATGGCGCGCGTCACGGCGATGGCCCGCTGCACGAACGGATGGTCCGCGGCGACCGTGCCCGACGGCCGATCCCCCACCATCTCCACGTCCACGGTGAGCGGCTCACCGCGCCGGAGCAGCTCGTTCTCCTCGCGCAGCGCCCGCTGGACGGCGGCCTGGAGGATGGAGTCCACGTGCGCCAGCGTCTCCTGCCCCTCGGAGCGCATGTCCACCTCCATCCACGCCTCGAAGGGGACCGAGTTCACCGAGGTGCCTCCGCCCAGGACGCCGACGTTGTAGCTCGTCCGTCGGGGCGCATTACGGGTGTAGGGATCCGCGCCGTCCTGGAAGTGACGGATGGCACGGCCGAGCGCGTGGGCCGGGTTGGCCAGACCGAAGGCTCCCCAGGAGTGGCCGCCCGGCCCCTTGAAGGTGATCCGGTAGCGGTGGGAGCCCAGCCCTTCGTGCGTGATGCCCTGCGCGCCGGTCCCGTCCACGGAGATGAAGGCGTCGGCGTGCGGGATGCCCGGCCGGAAGAGATGCTTGACGCCGCGCAGGTCGCCCAGCCCCTCCTCCCCCACGTTGCCCACGAACCAGATGTCCGCGTCGGTGCGCAGGTTGGACTCGTTCATCGCGCGGAGCACCGCCAGCAGGGTGGCCAGGCCGCGGGTGTCGTCGGCGATGCCCGGCGCGGCCAGGGTATCTCCCTTGACCTGGACCCGGACGTCCGTGCCCTCGGGGAAGACGGTGTCCAGGTGCCCGGCGAAGACGATCGTCCGCCCCGAACCGCTCCCGCGGCGCACGCCGATGACGTTGCCCACCTCGTCCACCCAGCTGGTGTCCACGCCGATCTCGCGCAGCATGCCGAGGAATGCGCGTCCACGCTCCTCCTCCATGAAGGGCGGGGCGGGGATCTCGGTCAGGGTGACGAGGTCTTCCATGGTGCGGGCGTCCGTGGCCTCGACGTGGTCGAGCGCCCGCCGCACGGCGGGATTGGCCATCAGGCCGCGGATCTCGGCGTCGTAGTCCGCGGTCTGACCGTGGGCGACTGTGGGAGCGGCGAGAGCGAGCAGCCCGGCCGCGAGCGAAAGCAGGTGGTTCCTGGCCATGATCCGGGTGTGCGAGGGGGATGACGTGGCGACGAGACGGGAGGGTAGCGGCTCCCGCAGGACAGATCAATCAAGCCGCCCCGGGTTGATTTCACCAGGCGTCGCGTCGATTGTTGAACCTGAGTCCGGGCGTCGGGCCAGGGGCCCCGGAGCCCGCTCCATGGGCTCGCCCCGTCCGTCCGTTCGCCGTCACGGCACCGCTTTCCCAGGTCACCCACCCACGTGAGCACACGCGCCGAGCCGCTCCTCCAGCGCACGTTCTCCCGGCCGCTCGAGGCGTTCGGGCGCACGTCGCAACAGGTGGCGGAGCACGCGGGCCAGCTGGCGCTCCTGCTCGTGGCCATCGTGCGGTGCGTGGTCACGCTCAAGGTGTCCCTGCGCTCTGTCGTGCGGCAGATCTACGTGATGGGGGTGCAGAGCATCCCCATCGTTCTCGTGACCGCGGTGCTGTCCGGCATCGTGACCAGCCAGCAGGGCGGCTACCAGTTCACTGGATCCATCCCGCTGTACGTGCTCGGGTCCGTCGTGGCCGCGAGCGTCGTGCTCGAGCTGGGACCGGTCTTGACGGCCATCGTGCTGGTCGGGCGCGTGGGTGCCCGCATCACGGCCGAGCTGGGCACCATGGTGGTCACGGAGCAGATCGATGCCCTCCACTCCCTCGGGCGGGACCCCGTCGCCATCCTGGCGGCCCCCCGCCTGATCGCCGGCCTGATCGTGGTGCCGGCGCTGGTGGGGATCGCCGACGTGGTGGGGATCGCCTCGGGGATGGTGGCCGCCGATCTGACGGCGGGACTGAGCTATGACGGCTTCCTGTACGGCGCCCGCCTGTTCTGGCACTCGTGGGACCTGTTCTACTCGTTCATGAAGGCGGTCACGTTCGGCTTCGCCATCCCGCTGATCGCGGTGCACATGGGGCTGCGGACCGGAGGGGGCGCTTCCGGCGTGGGCCGTGTCACCACGGCGTCCGTGATGTTCATGACGCTGACCGTGCTGATCCTCGACGCCCTGTTCCCCCCGCTGTTCCTCCAATGACGCATCGGGGTGGGGAGGGGGCGCGATGATCGAGTACCGGGCCATCCACAAGTCCTTCGACATCCCCGTGCTGGACGGCGTCAGCCTGACGGTCGAGACGGGGGAGATGTTCGGCATCTTCGGTCCGTCGGGCACGGGCAAGAGCGTGCTGCTCAAGACCACCATCGGTCTGATCGTGCCCGACCGGGGGGACGTCCGCATCGACGGGCGCTCCATCTATTTCGGCGATACCGGCGCGCTCGGCTGGGTGCGACGCAAGGTCGGCTACGTGTTCCAGAACGCCGCGCTGTTCGACTCGGTCAACGTGTACGAGAACGTGTTGATGGGCATTCCCGAGGAGCAGCTGAAGGAGCTCCCGCGCGGCGAGCAGCAACGGCGCTGTTGGGACGCCCTCGACCTCGTCAACCTCGAACCTGCCGAGGTGATGGCGAAGCTGCCCTCCGAGCTGTCGGGCGGGATGCGCAAGCGCGTGGGCATCGCGCGGGCCATCGTGGGGCGACCCGAGATCCTGCTGTGGGACGAGCCCACCACCGGCCTCGATCCCATCAACACCGCCGCCGTCGAACGACTGATCACCCAGCTCTCGCAGAACCTGCGCGTGACGTCGGTGATCGTCACCCACGACATCGAAGGCGGGCTCGACATGTGCGGACGGGTGGCGATGCTCGAAGGGCGCCGGGTCCGCTTCCTGGGGACGCCGGCCGAGTTCCGGGCCTCTCCCGACCCGGTGGTGCAGGCCTTCATCGATCGGAGCGCGGCCGAGCGAGCGCTCGACGCCCTCGAAGTCAGTTGAACTGCGAATCCGCGGAGTGAGCGTGGCCACAGACCAGAATGCGAGTGGACCTTCGGACGCCGAGCTGAGGTCGGCGGTCCCGCCGGCCGCGGGCGCGCACGAGCTCAGGGTAGGCGTGTTCGTGCTCATCGGGCTCATCTCCTTCATGCTGGTGCTGTTCCTCATGACGGATCCGGCTTCGTTCCGGGGCCGCTACATGGTGACCACGCTGGTGGAGGATGCCGGAGGGATCCGCCGGGGCGACCCCGTCCAGATGCGCGGCGTGAACATCGGACGGGTGCACGCCTTCGAGATCCAGGACGACGCCGTTGCCATCACGCTGGAGATCGAAGGCGAGTGGGACATCCCCGCGGACTCCCGCACGCAGTTGAGCAGCACCGGCCTGCTGGGCGGCCTCACGGT harbors:
- a CDS encoding ABC transporter permease; protein product: MSTRAEPLLQRTFSRPLEAFGRTSQQVAEHAGQLALLLVAIVRCVVTLKVSLRSVVRQIYVMGVQSIPIVLVTAVLSGIVTSQQGGYQFTGSIPLYVLGSVVAASVVLELGPVLTAIVLVGRVGARITAELGTMVVTEQIDALHSLGRDPVAILAAPRLIAGLIVVPALVGIADVVGIASGMVAADLTAGLSYDGFLYGARLFWHSWDLFYSFMKAVTFGFAIPLIAVHMGLRTGGGASGVGRVTTASVMFMTLTVLILDALFPPLFLQ
- a CDS encoding M20/M25/M40 family metallo-hydrolase, which codes for MARNHLLSLAAGLLALAAPTVAHGQTADYDAEIRGLMANPAVRRALDHVEATDARTMEDLVTLTEIPAPPFMEEERGRAFLGMLREIGVDTSWVDEVGNVIGVRRGSGSGRTIVFAGHLDTVFPEGTDVRVQVKGDTLAAPGIADDTRGLATLLAVLRAMNESNLRTDADIWFVGNVGEEGLGDLRGVKHLFRPGIPHADAFISVDGTGAQGITHEGLGSHRYRITFKGPGGHSWGAFGLANPAHALGRAIRHFQDGADPYTRNAPRRTSYNVGVLGGGTSVNSVPFEAWMEVDMRSEGQETLAHVDSILQAAVQRALREENELLRRGEPLTVDVEMVGDRPSGTVAADHPFVQRAIAVTRAMGLEPRLGMSSTDSNVPISLGIPAITIGGGGNGQNAHSLHEFFINEDGALGVQRALLILVAQAGIANVS
- a CDS encoding ATP-binding cassette domain-containing protein; the protein is MIEYRAIHKSFDIPVLDGVSLTVETGEMFGIFGPSGTGKSVLLKTTIGLIVPDRGDVRIDGRSIYFGDTGALGWVRRKVGYVFQNAALFDSVNVYENVLMGIPEEQLKELPRGEQQRRCWDALDLVNLEPAEVMAKLPSELSGGMRKRVGIARAIVGRPEILLWDEPTTGLDPINTAAVERLITQLSQNLRVTSVIVTHDIEGGLDMCGRVAMLEGRRVRFLGTPAEFRASPDPVVQAFIDRSAAERALDALEVS
- a CDS encoding M14 family metallopeptidase; amino-acid sequence: MSLRASRAGRRAVVLAALLTSLAPRTAAAQQRVTSPEQAFGQAIGSDYFLTNYTQLVEYWQTLARESNRMVLDTIGETEEGRPQLMAIITSPENHRNLDRYRTIAQRLARAEGVSEDEARQLAAEGKAIVWIDGGLHATEVLGAQQLIETVYQLVSRDDAETQRFLDDIVILAVHANPDGMELVSNWYNRESDPMQRSTGNIPVLYEKYAGHDNNRDFFMSNLAETTNMNRAMYREWYPQIVYNHHQTGPVGTIMFAPPFRDPPNYHFDPIVLTTLDAVGAALHGRMVLEGKGGTTMRSGASYSTWWNGGLRTTPYFKNMVGLLTETVGHPTPIQIPFLPDRQLSHGDLPLPVEPTQTWHFRQSIEYSLTANRAVLDYASRNKDQLLFNFWKMGNNAIEKGSTDTWTVRPKWIARAESELSGGRPRGDADDYQRMLRRPEDRDPRGYILPADQADLPTAVKFLNTLLKNGVEVQRATADFTVNGKRYPAGSYVVRADQAFRAHVIDMFEPQDHPNDFAYPGGPPVPPYDLTGWTLAYTMDVGYDRILDGFDGPFEVVDAELLTPPAGTISGDPRAGWVLSHEMKDAFVVVNRLKAQNKRVYWMESTGPNHQRGAFFIPTGGGVRQIVETAARELGVDFTGVAERPAGAALELSRVRVGLWDQYGGSMPSGWTRFVLERFEFPFRVVYPQELDAGRLDRSFDVLIFPDGAIGDRGFGGRGGPDPASIPAEYRDRLGALSEERTLPALRDFLERGGTIITIGSSGALAAQLGLPVGDHLVQPGTDEHLPEDEYFIPGSILEVQLDRSSPVTRGLAEQIDVMFNRSPVYRVGSAQNVKVVGRYGPQPLRSGWAWGQEHLDGGAAIIEADVGRGTLFVFGPEIAFRGQTHGTFPLLFNGIYYPSAEETTLR
- a CDS encoding SDR family oxidoreductase; its protein translation is MPGTPNRGPLAGRVAIVTGASSGIGRATALRLAAAGARVVAAARRSDRLEALQARAPNEDAILVMPTDVTSRRAMEALAAVTVDRFGTIDILVNNAGVMHLSEVRALDVADWEWMIDVNVKGVLYGVAAVLPHMLSEGRGHIVNVGSLAGRRPFPGGTVYAATKHAVRALSRGLQLELSAATKIRVTDLEPGVVRTELAEHIRDPEIREAFLARWRTRRPLEPADVAEAVLFAVSAPDRVNVSEILVRPTDQDT